In Vigna unguiculata cultivar IT97K-499-35 chromosome 3, ASM411807v1, whole genome shotgun sequence, a single genomic region encodes these proteins:
- the LOC114179138 gene encoding U-box domain-containing protein 34-like isoform X2, with amino-acid sequence MEMEYPENYCYRSSSSVCEIEEEEDHKPTLQKKEEEDKEEQDCVYVAVGKSNTSMHALSWTLNNMVTQSTTIYLIHVFPQIKHIPNPLGIGMVPRNEVSVEQVESYVEQERSKRRELLQKFLQSCSSSKHYLIWTNRKSKSRKGNNSVADEILRNSPESCKVRIICEGKEVNEQMMISPPNHTSMTTQNKEDNHDSVSCICFIPKFK; translated from the exons ATGGAGATGGAGTACCCAGAAAACTACTGCTACAGAAGCAGCAGCAGCGTGTGTGAGATAGAGGAGGAAGAGGACCACAAACCCACTCTtcagaagaaagaagaagaagacaaagaaGAACAAGACTGTGTTTACGTTGCAGTGGGTAAGAGCAACACAAGCATGCACGCTCTCTCATGGACACTTAACAACATGGTTACTCAATCTACCACCATTTATCTCATTCATGTGTTTCCTCAGATCAAACACATTCCAAATCCAC TGGGAATAGGAATGGTTCCAAGGAATGAAGTGAGTGTTGAGCAGGTGGAGAGTTATGTTGAGCAAGAAAGAAGCAAAAGGAGAGAGCTCCTTCAGAAGTTCCTACAATCATGCTCTTCTTCCAAG CATTATTTGATTTGGACCAACAGAAAATCAAAATCAAGGAAAGGGAATAACAGTGTTGCTGATGAGATACTGCGGAATTCACCAGAAAGTTGCAAGGTGAGAATTATATGTGAAGGGAAGGAAGTAAATGAGCAGATGATGATTTCACCCCCTAACCATACTTCCATGACTACCCAAAACAAAGAAGATAATCATGATTCAGTTTCATGCATTTGTTTCATACCCAAGTTCAAATGA
- the LOC114179138 gene encoding U-box domain-containing protein 35-like isoform X1, which yields MEMEYPENYCYRSSSSVCEIEEEEDHKPTLQKKEEEDKEEQDCVYVAVGKSNTSMHALSWTLNNMVTQSTTIYLIHVFPQIKHIPNPLGIGMVPRNEVSVEQVESYVEQERSKRRELLQKFLQSCSSSKVKVDTILIESDTVAKPILDLIPILQIKTLVIGANKFHLRKSKSRKGNNSVADEILRNSPESCKVRIICEGKEVNEQMMISPPNHTSMTTQNKEDNHDSVSCICFIPKFK from the exons ATGGAGATGGAGTACCCAGAAAACTACTGCTACAGAAGCAGCAGCAGCGTGTGTGAGATAGAGGAGGAAGAGGACCACAAACCCACTCTtcagaagaaagaagaagaagacaaagaaGAACAAGACTGTGTTTACGTTGCAGTGGGTAAGAGCAACACAAGCATGCACGCTCTCTCATGGACACTTAACAACATGGTTACTCAATCTACCACCATTTATCTCATTCATGTGTTTCCTCAGATCAAACACATTCCAAATCCAC TGGGAATAGGAATGGTTCCAAGGAATGAAGTGAGTGTTGAGCAGGTGGAGAGTTATGTTGAGCAAGAAAGAAGCAAAAGGAGAGAGCTCCTTCAGAAGTTCCTACAATCATGCTCTTCTTCCAAG GTTAAGGTAGACACCATCCTGATTGAAAGTGACACAGTTGCAAAGCCTATCCTCGACCTCATTCCGATTCTTCAGATAAAAACTCTAGTCATTGGAGCCAACAAATTCCATCTAAG AAAATCAAAATCAAGGAAAGGGAATAACAGTGTTGCTGATGAGATACTGCGGAATTCACCAGAAAGTTGCAAGGTGAGAATTATATGTGAAGGGAAGGAAGTAAATGAGCAGATGATGATTTCACCCCCTAACCATACTTCCATGACTACCCAAAACAAAGAAGATAATCATGATTCAGTTTCATGCATTTGTTTCATACCCAAGTTCAAATGA
- the LOC114175814 gene encoding phosphatidylinositol/phosphatidylcholine transfer protein SFH2-like has protein sequence MGVGSQDAIKQFQAFIEQVEEPLRGTFQNVHQGYVTETLMRFLKARDWDPSKAYKMLVDCLNWRVQNEIDHILSKPIVPADLYRAVRDSQLIGLSGYSKEGLPVFAIGAGLSTFDKASVHYYVQSHIQINEYRDRIILPSASKKHKRTITTCIKVLDMTGLKLSALNQIKLLTIISSIDDLNYPEKTNTYYITNAPYIFSACWKVVKPLLQERTRRKVQVLPGCGRDELLNVMDYSSLPHFCRREGSGSSRHSETGSENCYSLDHPFHQELYNHIKQQARLREAVEPIKHGSFHVDFPEPPDDEVEIAKNIESELHMFENGNGV, from the exons ATGGGGGTTGGTTCCCAGGATGCCATTAAGCAGTTCCAGGCATTCATTGAACAAg TTGAGGAGCCTTTGCGAGGAACGTTTCAG AATGTTCATCAAGGATATGTCACCGAAACTTTAATGCGGTTTCTTAAAGCAAGGGACTGGGATCCTTCTAAGGCCTATAAAATG TTGGTTGACTGTTTAAATTGGAGAGTGCAAAATGAGATTGACCATATATTATCT AAACCAATTGTTCCTGCTGATTTATATAGAGCAGTGCGTGATTCACAGCTCATAGGTTTGTCTGGTTACTCCAAAGAG GGTCTGCCTGTCTTTGCAATCGGTGCTGGGCTTAGCACATTTGACAAAGCATCT GTCCATTATTACGTGCAGTCTCACATTCAAATTAATGAATATCGTGACCGTATAATATTG CCTTCTGCATCAAAGAAGCATAAGCGGACTATTACCACTTGTATAAAGGTTTTGGACATGACCGGTCTGAAGTTATCAGCCTTGAATCAGATTAAG TTGTTAACTATTATATCCTCCATTGATGACCTGAATTACCCTGAGAAGACAAATACTTATTACATTACAAATGCTCCATACATATTTTCAGCTTGTTGGAAG GTTGTGAAACCACTTTTACAAGAGAGGACAAGAAGAAAAGTACAGGTTTTACCTGGTTGTGGTCGAGATGAGCTGTTGAAT GTCATGGATTACTCGTCGCTACCTCATTTTTGCAGAAGAGAAGGCTCCGGATCATCCAGACATTCAGAAACTGGAAGTGAAAATTGCTATTCTTTGGATCATCCCTTCCATCAAGAGCTCTACAACCACATCAAGCAGCAAGCCAGACTCCGTGAAGCTGTTGAACCCATCAAACACGGCTCGTTTCATGTGGATTTTCCAGAACCTCCTGATGATGAAGTAGAGATTGCCAAGAATATAGAGTCAGAGTTACACATGTTTGAGAACGGCAATGGTGTCTAA